A DNA window from Mariprofundus aestuarium contains the following coding sequences:
- the metH gene encoding methionine synthase yields MNRALLLKKQMEKQILILDGAMGTMIQSYGLQEADYRGERFADWPSELKGNNDLLSLTQPHIIREIHTKYLEAGSDILETNTFNANSASMADYGMESLVYELNVAGAKVAREACDAIATEDKPRFVAGVLGPTSRTCSISPDVNDPGYRNVTFDELVETYTDATRGLIDGGADILLIETVFDTLNAKAAVFAVKKYFEDANIELPIMISGTITDASGRTLSGQTATAFYNSLAHAKPISIGLNCALGAGELRQYVEELSNTVSCGINAHPNAGLPNAMGGYDETPEEMAAEIKEWAESGFLNVIGGCCGTGPEHIRAMANAVAGIAPRPAPQREIFCRLSGLEPLHIDKNSLFVNVGERANVTGSAMFKRLILEGDYNKALDVCRDQVENGAQIIDINMDEAMLDGKQAMVTFLNLIASEPDISRVPVMIDSSKWEIIEAGLKCVQGKGIVNSISMKEGKEAFVHHAKLLAKYGAAVVVMAFDEDGQADTFERKIEICENSYRILVDECGFPPEDIIFDPNIFAIATGIEEHNNYAVDFIEATGWIKKNLPHAMISGGVSNVSFSFRGNNPVREAIHSVFLYHAIKQGMDMGIVNAGMLEVYEELPKELRDAVEDVVLNRNPDATDHLLSIADNYRGDGTIAKKADEEWRKLPVAKRLEHALVKGIDAHVDEDTEEARLLFDRPIEVIEGPLMDGMNVVGDLFGEGKMFLPQVVKSARVMKKAVAWLMPYIEAEKADGVSSSNGKVLMATVKGDVHDIGKNIVGVVLQCNNFEVIDLGVMVPAAKILEEAKKHDVDIIGLSGLITPSLDEMVHLAKEMKRLGFTKPVMLGGATTSKAHTAVKIMPEYDEPVIWVKDASRAVGVAQNLISDAYRAEFVRKTREEYEAVRERYLGRQSQTDWLKLADARANPTVLNAETIAAAPVRIGVQVLENISIADIRNYIDWTPFFSAWELNGAYPRILNDPHKGKEAKKLFDEAQVWLDKIIAENWFTAKAVFGLFPATSTDDDSVIVYSDESRSKEVTRFHFVRQQLDKKDSRSNLCLSDFVATENDHIGGFAVGIFGAEEQAKAYEAKHDDYAAIMIKVLADRLAEALAEMLHKDVRTKYWAYASDESLSTEEIIREKYQGIRPAAGYPACPEHTEKGTLWQLLDVENNIGMRLTESYAMLPTAAVSGLYFANPEAHYFTVGKINKDQVEDYARRKGLNLEEAEKWLAPNLGY; encoded by the coding sequence ATGAATAGAGCCCTCCTTTTAAAAAAGCAGATGGAAAAACAGATTCTGATTCTGGACGGTGCCATGGGCACCATGATCCAGTCCTACGGACTACAGGAAGCCGACTATCGCGGCGAGCGTTTTGCCGACTGGCCAAGCGAACTTAAAGGCAATAACGACCTGCTCTCACTCACCCAGCCGCATATCATCAGGGAAATTCACACCAAGTATCTGGAAGCAGGCTCTGACATCCTGGAAACCAACACATTCAATGCTAACTCCGCATCGATGGCCGATTATGGCATGGAGTCACTGGTTTATGAGCTGAATGTTGCCGGCGCTAAGGTTGCGCGCGAAGCTTGTGATGCTATTGCCACTGAAGACAAACCCCGTTTTGTCGCAGGTGTCTTAGGCCCCACTTCCCGCACCTGCTCAATCTCTCCTGATGTAAACGATCCGGGCTACCGCAACGTCACCTTTGACGAACTGGTTGAGACCTATACCGATGCAACGCGAGGCCTGATCGATGGCGGCGCTGACATCCTGCTGATCGAAACAGTGTTCGACACGCTCAACGCCAAAGCTGCTGTATTTGCCGTGAAGAAGTATTTCGAGGACGCAAATATTGAGTTGCCGATCATGATCTCCGGCACCATTACCGACGCCTCCGGTCGCACCCTTTCCGGCCAAACTGCCACCGCATTCTACAACTCACTGGCGCACGCCAAACCTATCTCCATCGGACTTAATTGTGCCTTAGGTGCCGGTGAGTTACGTCAATACGTTGAAGAACTTTCCAACACAGTTTCTTGCGGCATCAACGCCCACCCCAATGCCGGACTTCCCAATGCCATGGGCGGTTATGATGAAACGCCGGAAGAGATGGCGGCCGAAATCAAAGAGTGGGCTGAATCGGGATTCCTCAACGTTATCGGTGGCTGTTGCGGCACCGGCCCTGAGCATATCCGCGCTATGGCCAATGCTGTGGCAGGTATTGCACCACGCCCTGCCCCACAGCGTGAAATCTTCTGCCGACTCTCCGGCCTTGAGCCACTGCATATCGATAAGAATTCGCTCTTTGTGAATGTCGGTGAACGCGCCAATGTCACAGGCTCAGCCATGTTCAAGCGTCTGATTCTTGAAGGCGATTATAACAAAGCACTGGATGTCTGCCGCGACCAAGTGGAAAACGGCGCCCAGATCATCGATATCAACATGGATGAGGCAATGCTGGACGGCAAACAGGCGATGGTCACCTTCCTTAACCTGATCGCCTCCGAACCGGATATCTCACGCGTTCCGGTGATGATTGATTCCTCCAAATGGGAGATTATCGAAGCGGGCCTGAAGTGCGTTCAGGGCAAGGGCATCGTCAATTCCATCTCGATGAAAGAGGGTAAAGAAGCGTTCGTCCACCATGCCAAACTGCTAGCCAAATATGGTGCAGCCGTTGTGGTGATGGCCTTTGATGAAGATGGCCAGGCCGACACATTCGAGCGCAAGATTGAGATCTGCGAAAACTCCTACCGTATCCTGGTGGACGAATGTGGATTCCCGCCTGAAGATATTATCTTCGATCCGAACATCTTTGCCATTGCCACCGGTATTGAAGAGCACAACAACTACGCGGTTGATTTCATTGAAGCGACAGGCTGGATCAAGAAGAACCTGCCACATGCGATGATCTCCGGCGGTGTATCCAACGTCTCCTTCTCCTTCCGTGGAAATAACCCGGTTCGTGAAGCGATCCATTCGGTATTCCTCTACCACGCTATCAAACAGGGCATGGATATGGGCATCGTGAATGCCGGCATGCTTGAAGTATATGAAGAGCTACCGAAGGAGCTGCGTGATGCTGTGGAGGATGTGGTACTCAACCGCAACCCGGATGCCACCGACCACCTGCTCTCGATTGCCGACAACTATCGTGGTGATGGCACGATTGCAAAAAAAGCCGATGAAGAGTGGCGCAAGCTACCTGTCGCCAAGCGCCTTGAGCATGCGCTGGTTAAGGGTATTGATGCCCATGTCGATGAAGATACCGAAGAGGCTCGCCTGCTGTTTGATCGCCCCATCGAGGTGATTGAAGGACCGCTGATGGATGGCATGAACGTCGTTGGAGACCTGTTTGGCGAAGGCAAGATGTTCCTGCCGCAGGTGGTCAAATCAGCCCGTGTGATGAAAAAGGCCGTGGCCTGGCTGATGCCCTATATCGAAGCGGAAAAAGCGGATGGCGTCTCCTCCTCTAACGGCAAGGTGCTGATGGCAACCGTAAAAGGCGATGTTCATGATATCGGCAAAAATATTGTTGGTGTGGTACTGCAGTGCAATAACTTCGAGGTGATCGACCTTGGAGTGATGGTGCCTGCCGCCAAAATCCTTGAAGAGGCTAAGAAACATGATGTGGATATCATCGGGCTTTCCGGCCTGATCACCCCGTCACTTGATGAGATGGTGCATCTTGCCAAGGAGATGAAGCGCCTTGGTTTCACCAAGCCTGTAATGCTCGGAGGCGCAACCACTTCCAAGGCTCATACAGCCGTAAAGATCATGCCGGAGTATGATGAGCCGGTGATCTGGGTGAAAGACGCCTCACGCGCCGTAGGTGTGGCTCAGAACCTGATTTCTGATGCCTATCGCGCTGAGTTTGTGCGTAAAACCCGCGAAGAGTACGAGGCGGTTCGTGAGCGCTACCTGGGCCGCCAGAGCCAGACCGACTGGCTCAAGCTTGCCGATGCCCGCGCCAATCCAACAGTACTGAACGCAGAGACCATCGCAGCAGCTCCGGTCAGGATTGGTGTACAGGTTCTGGAGAACATCTCCATTGCCGATATTCGCAACTATATCGACTGGACACCGTTCTTCTCAGCCTGGGAGCTTAACGGTGCCTACCCGCGTATTCTCAATGACCCGCACAAAGGCAAAGAAGCCAAGAAGCTCTTTGATGAGGCACAGGTGTGGCTTGATAAAATCATTGCTGAAAACTGGTTCACAGCCAAGGCTGTCTTTGGACTCTTCCCTGCCACATCCACCGATGACGACAGCGTTATAGTCTACAGCGATGAGTCTCGGTCCAAAGAGGTCACCCGCTTCCACTTCGTGCGCCAGCAACTGGACAAGAAGGATTCGCGCTCAAACCTATGCCTCTCTGACTTCGTAGCCACAGAGAACGACCATATCGGCGGCTTTGCCGTAGGCATCTTCGGCGCTGAAGAGCAGGCCAAGGCTTACGAAGCCAAACATGACGATTACGCCGCCATTATGATCAAGGTGCTGGCCGATCGACTGGCTGAGGCACTGGCTGAGATGCTGCATAAAGATGTACGGACCAAATACTGGGCCTATGCCAGCGATGAATCGCTCAGCACCGAAGAGATTATTCGCGAGAAGTATCAGGGCATCCGCCCTGCTGCCGGTTACCCTGCATGCCCGGAACATACCGAGAAAGGCACACTGTGGCAGCTTCTCGATGTTGAAAACAACATCGGCATGAGGCTGACAGAGTCCTATGCCATGCTGCCAACAGCTGCAGTCTCAGGCCTCTACTTTGCCAACCCCGAAGCGCACTACTTTACCGTAGGCAAAATCAATAAAGACCAGGTAGAGGATTACGCCAGGCGTAAAGGTTTGAATTTGGAAGAAGCCGAAAAGTGGCTGGCACCAAATTTAGGGTACTAA
- the cysC gene encoding adenylyl-sulfate kinase has protein sequence MSSQPTSKSSNVVWHQAEITRQKREQANGHRSAVLWFTGLSGAGKSTLAHAVEERLHEMGAKTFVIDGDNVRHGLCGDLSFSDVDRVENIRRVGEVAKLFVESGTLTLTAFISPFRSDREKVRALLAEGDFIEVYCRTSLEVCESRDVKGLYAKARAGEIPAFTGISSPYEEPEHPEIIADTGSLDLEVCVDQVVAELVSRKIISMSTK, from the coding sequence ATGAGCTCTCAACCAACATCCAAAAGCAGTAACGTCGTCTGGCATCAGGCGGAAATCACCCGGCAAAAACGTGAGCAGGCCAATGGTCATCGCAGCGCCGTGTTATGGTTTACCGGTCTTTCCGGAGCCGGGAAATCAACACTGGCCCATGCAGTAGAAGAGCGGTTGCATGAGATGGGTGCGAAAACCTTTGTCATTGATGGTGACAATGTCCGCCACGGCCTCTGTGGCGACCTCAGCTTCTCCGATGTTGATCGGGTAGAAAACATCCGTCGTGTTGGTGAGGTTGCCAAGCTGTTCGTTGAGTCGGGTACACTTACCCTGACTGCATTCATCTCTCCATTCCGCTCCGATCGTGAAAAAGTGCGAGCTCTGCTTGCTGAGGGTGACTTTATTGAGGTCTACTGCCGAACATCGCTGGAGGTTTGTGAGTCGCGCGATGTAAAGGGACTCTATGCCAAAGCTAGGGCAGGGGAGATTCCTGCATTTACCGGCATCTCATCGCCTTATGAGGAGCCGGAGCATCCTGAAATCATTGCTGATACCGGAAGCCTTGACTTGGAAGTCTGTGTCGATCAGGTGGTCGCCGAACTGGTGAGTAGAAAAATCATCTCAATGAGCACGAAGTAA
- a CDS encoding NAD-dependent epimerase codes for MAKILVTGAAGFIGSHLAIRLLERGDKVVGLDNLNDYYEVSLKDARLARFSNHVNFRLVKMDISDREGMEALFAEEKFDKVVNLAAQAGVRYSLENPHAYIDSNIVGFTNVLEGCRHNQIKHLVYASSSSVYGANETMPFSVHDNVDHPLSLYAASKKANELMAHTYSHLYRIPTTGLRFFTVYGPWGRPDMAPILFTRAILEGKPINVFNHGKMKRDFTYIDDIVEGVVRTLDHVAEANPDWDGMKPDSATSRAPWRVYNIGNSTPVALMDFIGAIENALGIEAKKNFLPMQPGDVPATAANVDALMHDVGFKPDTSIEQGVKNFVDWYLEYYN; via the coding sequence GTGGCCAAAATTCTTGTTACAGGTGCTGCCGGGTTCATCGGGTCGCATTTAGCTATTCGCCTGCTTGAGAGAGGCGACAAGGTGGTCGGACTGGATAACCTCAATGACTATTATGAGGTCAGTCTGAAAGATGCACGGCTGGCGCGTTTTTCTAATCACGTAAATTTCCGTTTAGTGAAGATGGATATCTCCGATCGTGAAGGCATGGAAGCTCTGTTTGCGGAAGAGAAGTTCGACAAGGTGGTGAACCTTGCTGCGCAGGCTGGTGTTCGTTATTCGCTTGAGAATCCACATGCCTATATCGACAGTAATATCGTCGGCTTCACCAATGTTCTCGAAGGCTGCCGCCACAACCAGATAAAACATCTGGTTTATGCGTCATCATCATCAGTCTATGGCGCCAACGAAACGATGCCGTTCTCGGTGCATGACAATGTCGATCATCCACTCTCCCTATATGCCGCCAGCAAAAAAGCGAACGAGCTGATGGCACACACCTATTCACACCTCTACAGGATTCCTACCACCGGGCTGCGTTTCTTTACTGTCTATGGCCCATGGGGCAGGCCTGATATGGCCCCGATCCTGTTCACCAGGGCGATACTGGAAGGCAAACCGATCAATGTGTTCAACCATGGGAAGATGAAGAGGGATTTCACATATATTGATGATATTGTTGAAGGTGTTGTACGTACTCTGGACCATGTTGCTGAAGCCAACCCCGATTGGGACGGAATGAAGCCAGATTCGGCAACGAGCAGGGCTCCATGGCGTGTTTATAATATAGGTAACTCTACACCTGTTGCATTGATGGATTTTATCGGGGCCATTGAAAATGCGCTTGGCATAGAAGCAAAGAAAAATTTCCTGCCCATGCAGCCAGGTGACGTTCCCGCGACAGCTGCAAATGTTGATGCATTGATGCACGATGTGGGTTTCAAGCCCGACACCTCTATTGAGCAAGGGGTAAAAAACTTTGTTGATTGGTATCTGGAGTATTATAACTAA
- a CDS encoding transcriptional activator RfaH: MAKQWFAVRTKPKKEIVAKDQLENQGFKVYLPLVNTRITHARKVSWQPRPFFAGYLFVHLSRDEQRWTAIRSTVGVLAPVSFGSFYPPLPDKAIEMLQSSHDEGGYITVGKSNESPFTSGEKVRLQDSSLKGLEGVFIEMRGEDRALVLLDWMQKKMRLETSLDNLSSAS, translated from the coding sequence GTGGCAAAACAGTGGTTTGCCGTGCGCACCAAGCCAAAGAAAGAGATCGTCGCCAAGGATCAGCTGGAAAATCAGGGGTTCAAGGTATACCTGCCTCTGGTGAATACGCGCATCACCCATGCCCGTAAGGTGAGTTGGCAGCCGCGCCCGTTTTTCGCCGGTTACCTCTTCGTGCATCTGAGCAGGGATGAGCAGCGCTGGACCGCGATTCGCAGCACTGTTGGTGTGCTGGCTCCGGTCTCATTCGGTAGTTTCTATCCGCCATTGCCTGACAAGGCGATTGAGATGCTTCAATCGAGCCATGATGAGGGTGGATATATCACAGTTGGAAAAAGTAATGAGTCCCCGTTTACATCTGGCGAAAAGGTGCGCCTGCAAGATAGTTCGTTAAAAGGGCTGGAAGGCGTGTTTATAGAGATGCGGGGCGAGGATAGGGCGCTGGTGCTGTTAGACTGGATGCAAAAGAAAATGCGTTTGGAAACCAGCCTCGATAATCTTTCCTCGGCTAGTTGA